From a single Kitasatospora azatica KCTC 9699 genomic region:
- a CDS encoding DUF721 domain-containing protein, with translation MSDPELSGVDLARVALRAAKEQARQRGEQVREKREARRHGLRSGARADGRDPVPLGAALNRLITERGWEAPAAVGGVMGRWPQIVGPDIAAHCVPEQFAEAEAVLTVRCDSTAWATQLRLLARQLVARLNHELGHGTVRVIRVLGPSVPQRRYGRLRAPGSQGPRDTWG, from the coding sequence ATGAGTGATCCGGAACTCTCCGGCGTCGACCTCGCTCGCGTTGCGCTGCGTGCGGCCAAGGAACAGGCCAGGCAGCGGGGCGAGCAGGTGCGCGAGAAGCGTGAGGCGCGGCGGCACGGACTGCGCAGCGGGGCCCGGGCGGACGGGCGGGATCCGGTGCCGCTGGGGGCGGCGCTCAATCGTTTGATCACGGAGCGTGGCTGGGAGGCGCCGGCCGCGGTGGGCGGGGTGATGGGCCGCTGGCCGCAGATCGTCGGCCCGGACATCGCCGCGCACTGCGTCCCCGAGCAGTTCGCCGAGGCCGAGGCGGTGCTGACGGTGCGTTGTGACTCCACCGCCTGGGCGACTCAGCTGCGGCTGTTGGCACGGCAGTTGGTGGCCAGGCTGAACCACGAGCTGGGGCACGGCACGGTGCGGGTGATCCGGGTGCTCGGCCCTTCGGTGCCGCAGCGGCGCTACGGCCGGCTGCGGGCGCCCGGCAGCCAGGGTCCGCGGGACACCTGGGGCTGA
- the recF gene encoding DNA replication/repair protein RecF (All proteins in this family for which functions are known are DNA-binding proteins that assist the filamentation of RecA onto DNA for the initiation of recombination or recombinational repair.), which yields MHVAHLSLADFRSYARVEVPLDPGVTAFVGPNGQGKTNLVEAVGYLATLGSHRVATDAPLVRQGAERAVVRGSVEDRGRTTLIELEITPGKANRARINRSDNVRPRDVLGLLRTVLFAPEDLALVKGDPGERRRFLDELLTARAPRLAGVRSDYERVLKQRNALLKTAAMARRAGGGKGADLSTLDVWDGHLARAGAELTAFRLQLVGALQPLVEQAYERLAPGGGPTRLEYRSSFEGALPGSREEAEQQLLAALQAARKQETERGLTLVGPHRDELGLLLGTLPAKGYASHGESWSFALALRLASYELLRADGGEPVLILDDVFAELDAKRRDRLAELVAGGEQVLVTAAVPEDVPKALAGARYTVAGGEVTRIGG from the coding sequence ATGCACGTCGCGCATCTGTCGCTCGCCGACTTCCGGTCCTACGCCCGGGTCGAGGTGCCCCTCGACCCGGGCGTGACCGCGTTCGTGGGGCCCAACGGGCAGGGCAAGACCAACCTGGTCGAGGCGGTCGGCTATCTGGCCACGCTGGGCAGCCACCGGGTGGCCACCGATGCGCCGCTGGTGCGCCAGGGCGCCGAGCGGGCGGTGGTGCGCGGCTCGGTCGAGGACCGCGGCCGGACCACCCTGATCGAACTGGAGATCACCCCGGGCAAGGCCAACCGGGCCCGGATCAACCGCTCCGACAACGTCCGCCCGCGCGATGTGCTGGGACTGCTGCGCACGGTGCTCTTCGCCCCCGAGGACCTGGCCCTGGTGAAGGGCGACCCCGGGGAGCGGCGCCGGTTCCTGGACGAGCTGCTGACCGCGCGGGCGCCCCGGCTGGCGGGCGTGCGCTCGGACTACGAGCGGGTGCTCAAGCAGCGCAACGCGCTGCTGAAGACCGCGGCGATGGCGCGGCGGGCCGGCGGCGGCAAGGGCGCCGACCTGTCCACGCTGGACGTCTGGGACGGCCATCTGGCACGGGCCGGGGCCGAGCTGACGGCCTTTCGGCTGCAGCTGGTGGGAGCCCTGCAGCCGCTGGTGGAGCAGGCCTACGAGCGGCTGGCGCCGGGCGGCGGGCCGACCCGGCTGGAGTACCGGTCCTCCTTCGAGGGGGCACTGCCGGGCAGCCGGGAGGAGGCCGAGCAGCAGCTGCTGGCGGCGCTGCAGGCGGCGCGCAAGCAGGAGACCGAGCGCGGACTGACCCTGGTCGGCCCGCACCGCGACGAGCTGGGGCTGCTGCTGGGCACGCTGCCGGCCAAGGGGTACGCGAGCCACGGCGAGTCCTGGTCCTTCGCGCTGGCGCTGCGGCTGGCCTCGTACGAGCTGCTGCGGGCGGACGGCGGTGAGCCGGTGCTGATCCTGGACGACGTCTTCGCCGAGCTGGACGCCAAGCGCCGTGACCGGCTGGCCGAGCTGGTGGCCGGCGGCGAGCAGGTGCTGGTCACCGCCGCCGTCCCGGAGGACGTGCCGAAGGCACTGGCCGGTGCCCGCTACACGGTGGCCGGCGGCGAAGTGACCCGGATCGGTGGCTGA
- the gnd gene encoding phosphogluconate dehydrogenase (NAD(+)-dependent, decarboxylating) translates to MELGLIGLGKMGGNMRERIRRAGHTVIGYDRNPDLADVASLQELVTKLQGPRVVWVMVPAGAPTQATVEELAELLSPGDIVVDGGNSRWTDDEKHAELLAAKGIGFVDCGVSGGVWGLQNGYALMYGGEAADIAKVQPIFDALKPEGEFGAVHAGKAGAGHFAKMVHNGIEYAMMQAYAEGWELLEAVDSVTDVREIFRSWKEGTVIRSWLLDLAVDALDKDEHLGKLKGYAADSGEGRWTVEAAIDHAVPLPAITASLFARFASRQDDSPQMKMIAALRNEFGGHAVEAK, encoded by the coding sequence ATGGAGCTCGGCCTCATCGGTCTCGGCAAGATGGGCGGCAACATGCGTGAGCGCATCCGCCGCGCCGGCCACACCGTCATCGGCTACGACCGCAACCCCGATCTCGCCGACGTCGCCAGCCTCCAGGAGCTGGTGACCAAGCTTCAGGGCCCGCGCGTGGTCTGGGTCATGGTCCCGGCCGGTGCCCCGACCCAGGCGACCGTCGAGGAGCTGGCCGAGCTGCTCTCCCCCGGCGACATCGTGGTGGACGGCGGCAACTCGCGCTGGACCGATGACGAGAAGCACGCCGAGCTGCTGGCCGCCAAGGGGATCGGCTTCGTCGACTGCGGTGTCTCCGGCGGCGTCTGGGGCCTGCAGAACGGCTACGCGCTGATGTACGGCGGCGAGGCCGCGGACATCGCCAAGGTCCAGCCGATCTTCGACGCGCTCAAGCCCGAGGGCGAGTTCGGCGCGGTGCACGCGGGCAAGGCCGGCGCCGGGCACTTCGCCAAGATGGTCCACAACGGCATCGAGTACGCCATGATGCAGGCCTACGCCGAGGGCTGGGAGCTGCTGGAGGCGGTGGACAGCGTCACCGACGTCCGGGAGATCTTCCGCTCCTGGAAGGAGGGCACGGTGATCCGCTCCTGGCTGCTGGACCTGGCCGTGGACGCCCTCGACAAGGACGAGCACCTGGGCAAGCTCAAGGGCTACGCCGCCGACTCCGGCGAGGGCCGCTGGACCGTCGAGGCCGCGATCGACCACGCCGTGCCGCTGCCGGCGATCACCGCCTCGCTCTTCGCCCGCTTCGCCTCCCGGCAGGACGACTCCCCGCAGATGAAGATGATCGCCGCGCTGCGCAACGAGTTCGGCGGCCACGCGGTCGAAGCCAAGTAA
- the dnaN gene encoding DNA polymerase III subunit beta, with product MKFRVERDVLAEAVAWAARSLPARPSVPVLAGLLLTAQDGSLALSGFDYEVSARVELEADVEEAGTVLVSGRLLNDISRNLPNRPVEISTDGQRVTVVCGSSRFTLPTLPVDEYPSLPQMPSATGTVSGEVFASAVSQAAVAAGRDDTLPVLTGVRVEIDGDKITLAATDRYRFAVRELLWKPEQPDISAVALVPARTLQDIAKSLGSGDTVSIALSSGGAGEGLIGFEGAGRRTTTRLLEGEFPKFRSLFPTEFSAIAAIQTQPFLEALKRVSLVAERNTPVRLNFEQGVLTLEAGSGDDAQATERIDADLEGDDISIAFNPGYLEEGLKAIDSAYAQLSFTTSTKPALLSGKPAVDAEADEAYQYLIMPVRLSG from the coding sequence GTGAAGTTCCGGGTGGAGCGTGACGTCCTCGCGGAGGCGGTGGCCTGGGCTGCCCGCAGCCTCCCGGCGCGGCCCTCGGTGCCGGTGCTGGCCGGCCTGCTGCTGACCGCCCAGGACGGCAGCCTGGCGCTGTCCGGCTTCGACTACGAGGTCTCGGCCCGGGTCGAGCTCGAGGCGGACGTCGAGGAGGCGGGCACCGTGCTGGTCTCCGGCCGGCTGCTCAACGACATCTCGCGCAACCTTCCCAACAGGCCTGTGGAAATCTCCACCGACGGCCAGCGGGTCACCGTGGTCTGCGGCAGCTCGCGGTTCACCCTGCCCACCCTGCCGGTGGACGAGTACCCGTCGCTGCCCCAGATGCCCAGCGCCACCGGCACGGTCTCCGGCGAGGTCTTCGCCAGCGCCGTCAGCCAGGCCGCGGTGGCCGCGGGTCGGGACGACACCCTGCCGGTGCTCACCGGTGTCCGGGTGGAGATCGACGGTGACAAGATCACCCTGGCCGCCACCGACCGCTACCGCTTCGCGGTCCGCGAGCTGCTCTGGAAGCCCGAGCAGCCGGACATCTCGGCGGTCGCGCTGGTCCCCGCCCGCACCCTGCAGGACATCGCCAAGTCCCTGGGCAGCGGCGACACGGTCTCCATCGCGCTCTCCTCCGGCGGCGCCGGCGAGGGCCTGATCGGTTTCGAGGGCGCCGGCCGACGGACCACCACCCGGCTGCTGGAGGGCGAGTTCCCGAAGTTCCGCAGCCTCTTCCCGACCGAGTTCAGCGCGATCGCGGCCATCCAGACCCAGCCGTTCCTGGAGGCGCTCAAGCGCGTCTCGCTGGTCGCCGAGCGCAACACCCCGGTGCGGCTCAACTTCGAGCAGGGCGTGCTGACCCTGGAGGCCGGCTCCGGCGACGACGCCCAGGCCACCGAGCGGATCGACGCCGACCTCGAGGGCGACGACATCTCGATCGCCTTCAACCCGGGCTACCTGGAGGAGGGCCTCAAGGCCATCGACTCCGCTTACGCCCAGCTCTCCTTCACCACCTCGACCAAGCCGGCCCTGCTCAGCGGCAAGCCCGCGGTGGACGCCGAGGCGGACGAGGCGTACCAGTACCTCATCATGCCTGTGCGCCTCTCCGGCTGA
- the dnaA gene encoding chromosomal replication initiator protein DnaA, with the protein MADVNSDLVPAWAEVVERLVNDSSVGDKDKLWVQRTQPMWMMHDTALLAAPNEWAKQVLEGRLLPQLTDGLSQQFGRPVRIAVMVDANAAPPGPTPAAPVTPAPPAPQPMPAEPVEQPGDYREPGYQDYGYEQRRGPGYPEQQYPSQPQQQPYGEYQPYPEQRGYPQQQPYQEQPYQYREWQRPEPEAAPPAPELPQGGPGGPTRPGGEPAQGDLFGGAYDSAAEEPRPRAAGRQLPPARRDLPPSMPPAMPSTERDRAELERPGMDGPQRPALPERVADRTPVPGVPAPPGGPSTDLGRKDEPAARLNPKYLFDTFVIGASNRFAHAAAVAVAEAPAKAYNPLFIYGESGLGKTHLLHAIGHYSRSLFPGTRVRYVSSEEFTNEFINSIRDGKADAFRKRYRDMDILLVDDIQFLASKESTQEEFFHTFNTLHNANKQIVLSSDRPPKQLITLEDRLRNRFEWGLITDVTPPELETRIAILRKKAIQERLNAPADVLEFIASRITRNIRELEGALIRVTAFANLNRSPVDLELAGIVLKDLIPGGDEDAGPEITAQVIMQQTAAYFGLTVEDLCGSSRSRVLATARQIAMYLCRELTDLSLPKIGAQFGGRDHTTVMHADRKIRSLMAERRSLYNQVTELTNRIKS; encoded by the coding sequence GTGGCTGATGTCAACAGCGACCTCGTCCCCGCCTGGGCGGAGGTCGTCGAGCGGCTGGTCAACGACTCCTCGGTCGGCGACAAGGACAAGTTGTGGGTGCAGCGCACCCAACCGATGTGGATGATGCACGACACCGCCCTGCTGGCGGCCCCGAACGAGTGGGCGAAGCAGGTGCTCGAGGGCCGACTGCTGCCGCAGCTGACCGACGGGCTGAGCCAGCAGTTCGGTCGCCCGGTGCGGATCGCGGTGATGGTCGACGCCAACGCGGCGCCGCCCGGCCCGACTCCGGCCGCGCCCGTCACCCCGGCCCCGCCGGCCCCGCAGCCGATGCCCGCCGAGCCGGTCGAACAACCGGGCGACTACCGCGAGCCCGGCTACCAGGACTACGGCTACGAGCAGCGCCGCGGGCCCGGCTACCCGGAGCAGCAGTACCCGTCGCAGCCGCAGCAGCAGCCGTACGGCGAGTACCAGCCCTATCCCGAGCAGCGCGGCTACCCGCAGCAGCAGCCCTACCAGGAGCAGCCCTACCAGTACCGCGAGTGGCAGCGCCCGGAGCCCGAGGCGGCCCCGCCGGCGCCCGAGCTCCCGCAGGGCGGTCCGGGTGGGCCGACCCGCCCGGGTGGCGAGCCCGCCCAGGGCGACCTGTTCGGCGGCGCCTACGATTCGGCGGCCGAGGAACCGCGGCCGCGGGCCGCGGGACGCCAGCTCCCGCCCGCCCGCCGTGACCTGCCGCCCTCGATGCCGCCCGCCATGCCGTCGACCGAGCGGGACCGTGCCGAGCTGGAGCGTCCCGGGATGGACGGCCCGCAGCGGCCGGCGCTGCCCGAGCGGGTCGCCGACCGCACCCCGGTGCCGGGCGTGCCGGCCCCGCCCGGCGGCCCCTCCACCGACCTCGGGCGCAAGGACGAGCCGGCCGCCCGGCTCAACCCCAAGTACCTCTTCGACACCTTCGTGATCGGCGCCAGCAACCGCTTCGCGCACGCCGCGGCGGTGGCCGTCGCCGAGGCCCCGGCCAAGGCGTACAACCCGCTCTTCATCTACGGCGAGTCCGGCCTCGGCAAGACCCACCTGCTGCACGCCATCGGGCACTACTCGCGCAGCCTCTTCCCCGGCACCCGGGTGCGCTACGTGAGCTCGGAGGAGTTCACCAACGAGTTCATCAACTCGATCCGGGACGGCAAGGCGGACGCGTTCCGCAAGCGCTACCGGGACATGGACATCCTGCTGGTCGACGACATCCAGTTCCTGGCGAGCAAGGAGTCGACCCAGGAGGAGTTCTTCCACACCTTCAACACCCTGCACAACGCCAACAAGCAGATCGTGCTCTCCTCGGACCGGCCGCCCAAGCAGCTGATCACCCTGGAGGACCGGCTGCGCAACCGCTTCGAGTGGGGACTGATCACCGACGTCACCCCGCCGGAGCTGGAGACCCGGATCGCGATCCTGCGCAAGAAGGCGATCCAGGAACGGCTCAACGCCCCGGCGGACGTGCTGGAGTTCATCGCCTCCCGGATCACCCGCAACATCCGCGAGCTGGAGGGCGCGCTGATCCGGGTGACGGCCTTCGCCAACCTCAACCGCTCGCCGGTCGACCTGGAGCTGGCCGGCATCGTGCTCAAGGACCTGATCCCGGGTGGGGACGAGGACGCCGGGCCGGAGATCACCGCCCAGGTGATCATGCAGCAGACCGCCGCCTACTTCGGGCTCACCGTGGAGGACCTCTGCGGCTCCTCCCGCAGCCGGGTGCTGGCGACGGCCCGTCAGATCGCCATGTACCTCTGCCGCGAGCTGACCGACCTCTCGCTGCCGAAGATCGGCGCCCAGTTCGGCGGCCGCGACCACACCACGGTGATGCACGCCGACCGCAAGATCCGCTCGCTGATGGCCGAGCGGCGCTCGCTCTACAACCAGGTCACCGAGCTCACCAACCGCATCAAGAGTTAG
- the rpmH gene encoding 50S ribosomal protein L34 produces the protein MSKRTFQPNNRRRAKTHGFRLRMRTRAGRAILAARRGKGRASISA, from the coding sequence GTGAGCAAGCGCACCTTCCAGCCGAACAACCGTCGTCGCGCCAAGACCCACGGCTTCCGGCTGCGGATGCGTACCCGCGCCGGCCGCGCCATCCTGGCGGCCCGCCGTGGCAAGGGCCGCGCCAGCATCTCCGCCTGA
- the rnpA gene encoding ribonuclease P protein component, which yields MLPSENRLRRRQDFATAVKRGRRAGRPLLVVHLRREDEQTGQVGGYSDSHPHVAEGLPSARAGFVVSKAVGPAVVRNLVKRRLRHLVRERLSRLPAGSLIVVRALPPAGTASYPDLAHDLDAALKRLLRTEPAAPAAGPGPTGSGR from the coding sequence GTGCTGCCCTCCGAGAATCGGCTGCGGCGGCGCCAGGACTTCGCGACCGCGGTGAAACGCGGCCGTCGCGCCGGTCGGCCCCTGCTGGTCGTTCATCTCAGACGAGAGGACGAGCAGACGGGGCAGGTCGGCGGGTACAGCGACTCCCACCCGCACGTCGCCGAGGGACTCCCCTCGGCGCGTGCGGGTTTCGTCGTGAGCAAGGCGGTCGGTCCGGCTGTGGTGCGCAATCTGGTGAAGCGTCGACTTCGTCACCTTGTGCGGGAGCGTCTGAGCCGGTTGCCCGCAGGTAGCCTGATAGTGGTACGGGCGCTGCCTCCGGCGGGGACGGCCTCGTACCCGGATCTAGCACATGACCTGGATGCCGCGCTGAAGCGGTTGCTCCGGACGGAGCCGGCCGCCCCGGCGGCGGGACCAGGGCCGACAGGATCAGGGCGATGA
- the yidD gene encoding membrane protein insertion efficiency factor YidD: MKYLLMGLIRVYQWTISPLLGPVCRYYPSCSHYGYEAVRTHGAVKGSVLTAWRILRCNPWSPGGVDHVPPRKRPVWHQRLRALMQPRTGSAVLPEPTTKPNAQGV, encoded by the coding sequence ATGAAGTACCTGCTCATGGGGCTGATCAGGGTCTACCAGTGGACGATCAGTCCGCTGCTCGGTCCGGTCTGCCGCTATTACCCCTCGTGCTCGCACTACGGCTACGAGGCCGTACGCACGCACGGAGCGGTGAAGGGCAGCGTGCTGACCGCGTGGCGCATTCTGCGCTGCAACCCTTGGTCCCCGGGCGGAGTGGACCACGTACCACCGCGCAAGCGTCCCGTTTGGCATCAGCGGCTGCGTGCCCTGATGCAGCCCAGGACCGGTAGCGCCGTGCTCCCGGAGCCGACGACCAAGCCCAATGCTCAAGGAGTCTGA